The genomic window CGCGTGCCAGTAGCCCAGGTTGCCATCGATGAGGAGGAtggccaggggcagcagcacagccagcacctgGGCTGCTGTCCTCACGTAGTAACCCGAGAGGAaggccagggccagcagcccgtagagcaggaagagcagctgcagggccagctcACCCCCCAGCAGGTGGTCCAGGTAGGCCAGGCGGTCCTcggtgctgtgctgcagggagtaGGCCTGGGGGGACAAAGAGGGGACAAGGGGATGCTCACAGTGAGGGGTGGCAGTGGTGCCGTGCAAGGTTTCACCCCCAGGGACAACGGGGACCTAGAGTGGAACATCCACACAAGAGTCTGGGATGGGAAGAGTCCCACCTGGGACAAAGGGACATTCACAGTGGGGCGTGACACCGGTGCTATCTGAGGTTTCTACCCCAGGGACAATTGGGACTTGGAGTGTGGTGGCAGTGGGAACACCCACACAGAGTTCTGGGATGGGGAGAGATGGCggaggggacaaagggacaCTCACAGTGAGGGGTGGCAGCGGTGCTGTGCAAGGTTTCACCCCCAGGGACAATGGGGACCTGGAGTGGAACATCCACACAagagctgtgggatggggagagtCCCACCTGGGACAAAGGGACATTCACAGTGGGGCGTGACACCGGTGCTATCTGAGGTTTCTACCCCAGGGACAATGGGGACTTGGAGTGTGGTGGCAGTGGGAACATCCACACAAGAGTTCTGGGATGGGGAAAGTCCTACCCCAAGTCCCACCAAAACCTGGGACAAAGGGACATTCACAGTGGGGGATGGCACTGGTGCCATGCAAGGATTCACCCCTAGGGACAACGGGGACCTGGAGTGTGGAACACCCACACAAAGAGTTCTGGGATGGAGAGAGGTGGCAGAAGGGGGTCCCCAAAACCTGGGACAAGGGGACACTTGCAGGGGATggagggtggtggcactggtgccatGCAAGGTTTCACCCCCAGGGACAATGGGGACTTGGagtgtggtggcactgggaacaCCCACACAAGAGTTCTGGGATGGGGAGAGATGGCggaggggacaaagggacaCTCACAGTGAGGGGTGGCAGCGGTGCCATGCAAGATTTCACCCCCAGGGACAATGGGGACCTGGAGTATGGAACACCCACACAagagctgtgggatgggagAGTCCCACCAAAACCTGGGACAAAGGGACATTCACAGTGGGGCATGGCACCGGTGCCATGCAAGGTTTCTACCTCAGGGACAACGGGGACCTGGAGTGTGGTGGCAGTAGGAACACCCACACTAGAGTTCTGGGATGGAGAGAGGTGGCAGAAGGGGGTCCCCAAAACCTGGGACAAGGGGACACTTGCAGGGGATggagggtggtggcactggtgccatGCAAGGTTTCACCCCCAGGGACAACGGGGACCTGGAGTGGAACACCCACACAAGAGTTCTGGGATGGGGAGAGGTGGCAGAAGGGGGTCCCCAAAACCTGGGGGTcatgggggatgcaggggaCACTTGCAGTGGGGGATGGAAGGTGGTGGCACCGGTGCCATGCAAGGTTTCACCCCCAGGGACAAGGGGGACCTGGagtgtggtggcactgggaacGTCCACACAAGAATTCTAGGATGGGGAAAGGTGGCAGAAGGGGGTGCCCAAAACCAGAAGTTCATGGGGGACAATCCCCCAATGACATCTGCTGCCCGAGGCTTCTGtcctggggacagtgtggggtTGGTGACACTGGTGACACCATCCTGAGGCGTTGGACCGTCCCCGAGGCTCGCAGCAGGGACGATCTGGAGCACTGCCCAAGGCTTCTCCAGCAGGGAACTGTGTCCCCAGCCCGCAGCACAGGGgtgcctctgtccccagctgtcccctggctgtccccagcgcCGGTACCTGGCAGATGAGGTAGATGCCCAGGAACACCTGGCCCGTGGACTGCAGGGAGCGGCTGCGGGGTTTCTGCCGGTACAGCTCGCCGGCGCCACTGGCCAGGATCAGGAACCCGCCGATGATGGCGATGGTGCGCGAGTACATCCTCACCTGGGGGGCACACCGCCATCAGTGCCACCTGGGCTGCCCATCAGTGACACCCAGAGCACCCTCAGTGCCACCCACTGCCCTCAGTGACACCCAGAGCACCCTCAGTGCCACCTGGgctgccctcactgccaccCAGAGCACCCTCACTGCCACCCAGAGCACCCTCAATGCCACCCACTGCCCTCACTGCCACCCAGAGCACCCTCAGTGCCACCCActgccctcagtgccacccactgccctcagtgccacccGGGGCTGCCCATCAGTGACACCCAGAGCACCCTCAGTGCCACCTGGgctgccctcactgccaccCAGAGCACCCTCAGTGCCACCCActgccctcagtgccacccGGGGCTGCCCATCAGTGACACCCAGAGTACCCTCAGTGCCACCTGggcagccagcagtgccaccccagggctgctcatcagtgccaccccagggctgcccctcagtgccacccggggctctgggggcagcagggtgTGGGTCTCACCTTGAGCCAGTCTCCGTAGTGCACGTGCCCCCCGACGTGGGCAGCGTAGGTGGCcactgccagctgcagggcggCGCCCAGGGCGAACCAGCGCCGCTTGACCCCGAAGGACATGAAGCTGGCACAGAGCACGGCCACGCCCATGTCCACGTACAGGTAGGGCACCGGAATGTCCGGCTTcctgcggggacagggacaaaaGCTCCGGCACCCCCATActcaccccagagcccccagagcatcccctgggttatggggcagccacagccctcccctgccccacagagccccctctgctgctctgtccccttCCCAGAGCCCAGACCCCAACGCTGCCGGGAtctccctcagccccagccccccgAGGGTCCCTGTCACCTGCCCAGCCCCCCCGAGGGTCCCTGccacctgcccagccccacactgacCCAGGagccccccagctgccccacacCAGCACctcccaccccctgcccctcacacccCGGGGCTCCCCCGGCTCTCAGGGCCCCgcagcagcctctgcacccCGGATACTCCCCCAGACCCTCCACGCCGCACACTCCACAccccctctgtccctccagAGCCCAGGTTCTCACAGATCCCCACCAGCCAAGCCCCACAGCCGCCCCTGCCCTCACAACCACCCGCAGCCCCTCACAggcccaggctccccaggagcACTCGCAGGCGCCCGGCCCCGTCCCGCACCGGCGCAGGTCGGCGCGCTCGGCGCACAGCAGCAGCCCGCTGAAGCAGTGCCAGAAGGGGAAGCGGGTGAGCAGCACGCCGCCGCCCGCCGTCAGCAGCCGCAGCGCCCGCCGCCTCCACCCGCGGCCCGCCGCCATCACCGGGCCGTCCCGCCGGAAATGCCGCGCCGGAAGAGCCGTCTCGCTGACCAATCAGCGCCGCGCAAGGAGGAAGCCACGCCCCCACGGTACAAACCACGCCCCTTTAATGGCAGCGCCCTCATTCCCCTCAGGCCGCGCCTCTCCATTCAAATGGCGGCTCCCGCCCCAAAACCGCGGCCGCGCTCCGTGACAGCCGCGCCCAGCGAGCCTCCAGCCTGCCCCGGGCCGCGCCTTCCCCCCGAAACCCCGCCATGGCCTCAGCCGCACCCCATCAATCACACAAACCCTCATTGAAAATGCAGCGCCAAGCCCCGCCCCCCCGCTGAAGCCACGCCCCATAACAATGGGTGTAACAAACCCCACCATAAGCCACGCCCATTCCTCTTAGCCACGCCCCTCGCGAGGCCACGCCCCATTGAGCCCCCACAGACTCCTTTGATGGTTAAAAAAATTTCgggtttttattgttttttgcTAAACAAGACtaaaaaattttccttttttttttctttttttaaattttttttttaatctttaattttCCTAAAGGCAGGGCTTGAATTGTTTTGAGTTtgatctgcttttttttttaattaaaaaaaaaatccaaacaaaaaaacagtgGGAGGAAACAAAAGGGGGACAGGGAGGATcgtggcaaaaaaaaatttaaaattaaaaaagaaattaaaaattaaatgaaaaagggcaaaaataattaaaaacataaaggaAATGGGgtgaaaaccccaaatccaggtTCTGGCTGCTCCCAAGGGTGTGTTTGAGGGATTTTTTGCCACGACCCTAGAAGCagacaaatatttaaagaacattttaatatatattcatatatatatatttaaagataagaaaaataagacCAATTCAAGCCTTGCCCTgtgcaaacaaaattaaaacgAGACCACGTTGGTCACGAGGGTCCCGGGTCAGCCACCACAGTCAGCTCGTTAGCTTTATTTTCTGGAGGGATCTTTGGGCAAAAGGGAGGCAGGAATtgggaggaaaaggggaaagaaaaaaaaacaaggccaaaaaataaaattaacagaGTCTGACTGGCTGGAGGGAGAAACCATGGCGGAAAAACAAAGTCTGTTAGTCAAGTAATGCGTGAGGAGCtttaaattattctcttttctCGTTTGTTTTGAAGTCTAAAGTTTGGAATTGGTTGagattttcccaaaaaaaaaaaaaaaaaaaaaaaaaaaaaaggaaataaaagttgaAGGAGCCCCCGGCGCCACCTCCGGGGAGGGGACGCGGGGAcggggtggtggtggtggcccTGAGGTGGCCTCAGGATGACAGGGACGTGTCCttctgtgtctgctgtgctTGTGAACGCTGCAGGACCTTCTGGCTTTCCACGTCCCGGAAGTGTTTCTCCACCTGCAGGGGAAGGGGGCGTGGAGGGGGTCAGGGGAGGaacccaggaggggctggagaacccctggaggggctggaggccAAGCAAGGAGGGACTGGAGAACCCCAGAATAAGCTGGAAGCCAAGCAAGGAGGAGTTGGAGAACCCCATGAGGAATTGGGGAGcctcaggaggggctggaggacccctggagaggctggggagcccctggaggggctggaggccAAGCAAAGAGGGGCTGGAGAACCTTAGGAAGGGCTGGAGAACCCCTAGAAGGTCTGGAGGCCaagccaggaggggctggggaacCACAGGAGGAGTTGGGAAACCCCAagaggggctggagggcagAAAGGAGGGGCTGGAAGACAAGCAAGGAGGGGCTGGAGAACCCCAGGAGGAAATGGGGaaccccaggaggggctggaggccAAGCAAGGAGGGGTTGGACAAAtccaggaggtgctggaggccaagcaaggaggagctggaaaaCCCTGGGAATGGCTGGGGAACCCCAAGTAGGGATGCAGGCCAAGCAAGGAGGGGTTGCAGAACCTCAGGAATGGCTGGGGaaccccaggaggggctggaagCCAAGCAAAGAGGGGTTGGAGAACCCCAGGTGGAACTGGGGAGCctcaggaggggatggaggccAAGCAAGCATGGGCTGGAGaaccccaggaggggctggagaaccccaggaggggctggagaaccccaggaggggctggaggccAAGCAAGAAGGTGCTGGAGaaccccaggaggggctggggaactccaggaggggctggaggccAAGCAAGCATGGGCTGGAGaaccccaggaggggctggggaactccaggaggggctggaggccAAGCAAGAAGGTGCTGGAGaaccccaggaggggctggaggccAAGCCAGGAAGGGTCTCAGGTGTCCCCAGTGAGGTGACACCCACCCAGTCCTTCCCAGTGCCCCCATCCCCTGCTCACCACTCCGAGCACACAACTCAAAAAGGGGGATCTGGAGAGGGAAGGCGatgccaggaggggctggagcccatCCAAGGAGgctcctggctgtccccagggatgtgccACCCTGCCAGGAGGTGCCACCCtcgcagtgtccccagcccacaCTCACTATTTTGCGTACGTGGCTCAGGGCGCTCCCCTCTTTGCCTTTACAGTTCTCCACCTGGTACGGAGGGGCAATGACGACTTCTTCCATCACAACTATGTTCTTCTCCTGCCATTTACAGTCCTTAATGCTGAGGGGAGGGACAATGGCATCAGGGACTGCCACCACTGTCCCCTGAGGAGGCACAGAGCCCCCCGGTCACACCAGGGTCCGGCTGGAGAGGGGTGGGACCCcaggggtggggtgggatgtgccaggcagggcagggagcgggcAGGGAGCCACCCTCACCCCCAAGCATCCCATCCAGGACACACCAGAACGTTCCAGGGCAAACCCAGCAATGGCAATCCCCCAAAAAGGCTGTGGGGGACTCCAAAATGAGCCTGGGGACCTCTGGGTGGGCACTGGGGACCCCTGGGTGGGCACTGGGGACCCCTGGGTGGGCACTTACGTCTTATGGATGGTCTGGaagagctgctgtccctccagAGAGACACCAGCACTAATTGCATACGCCTGGCTcatcttctcctccttctccgTCCGTGCTTTGTTGGcaagctggggacacacagggacagggggttgggctgggagcactgaggggacacggggacaccgcAGATATGGCTCTGCCCCTTGTGATTCCAGCCTGAATTcgccctcagcactgccagggcctcccAGAGTTTTGGGGGATGGTGGTGCCATCTCCTCACATCCCCCTGCCCCTTTCTGAATTAATTCTGGAATTTTAGGTGCAAACCCCCCTCACTACTCAGCTCACTTGGGAtggagatgaggaagaggagcttgGAACACCCAGCACGCTGGGAGTAAATGCTCCACGCAGGAGTAGGAGCAACTTTAGCCTGCAGCAGTTGGTTTGCtcccaaaaaacaaccagaaTTGGTTATCTGGGAGCTGCATCCGTGTGTGGGGAGGTGTGATTACACACAGGGTGCTGGAATAGAGATGGAAAACCCCGACCCTGGCCTCCCCCAGGCTGCATCCCATGGAtgtgggaggggaaggaagcagCAGCCTCGGACCAGCTGCCTTttcctggctggagctgccgCAGTGGAGGAGCCACATCAGCATcatccctcctcttcctcctcctggggCCTGCTCATTGCTGggagcacacccagagctgctctggcgtcctgctgctgcctgagagGGTCTCAGCCCTTGGAaagccccagctccctctgacTGGGGACACTTTAGTGCCCCTGAGGGACAGGAGTTCCTCCCCCAGCCATCCCCAGTCCCCTCTtggtggctgcaggcactgcagagcactGGGGTATGCTCCCTGActgcctcagcagggacaggagccttCCTCACCCTCACAACCTCACCACTTAGCCCATTCCATGAGGGAATGGCTCTGTCCAAGACCACCAGCCAGGCTTCCAAACCAGGCACAGTGTTCCACAGGAACTTGCCTGGAGAAGTGGGAACCTCCCTCACcacactgggatgggctggaatTGTGGGACAGAGCCATGAGAATCCCCTCTGCCATGTCACCCCTGAGCAAatcccccttccccagccagaCCTGATCCCCCTTCCCAGCCCGAGGTTCAGATCCCCTCTGTCCCAGGCCCTGGGAtgttcctccagcagctgctgcacccaCACTTGGGGACAGCCCTGACAAGAGGCCACCAGGAGGTGACTGGAACCCCTGGagaggtgccagcagcagcagcccagcattGCCAAAGgatccatccctgtgctcatCACCCCCTGCAGCAGGTGTCCCCCAAAGTCCCCAGCTCTCTGGGTTCCCTGGAGTGCTGCCAGCACTCCCATGTGCACACACCTCCTTCTCCCAGTACAACCAGTACCACCAGCAACATCCCAGTCCAGCCTGCCTGAGCCCCCATGGGGATGGGGGGCAGCGCCACTGGAACAGCCCCTTCCAACCCGACTGCATCTGTCacccccccaaatccaaacccacAACTCTGAGATGCTGGAAAATTCCTGAGGGGTTCCCCAAAGTGAACACTGAATTCCTGAGGGGTTCCCCAAAGTGAGCACTGGAATTCCTGAGGAGGTTCCCAAAGTTAACACTGGAATTCCTGAGAGGTTCCCTGAAGTTAACACTGGAATTCTTGAGGGGGTTCCCCAAAGTCAGCACTGGAGTTCCTGAGGGGGATCCCCAAAGTTAACACTGAATTCCTGAGGGGTTCCCTGAATTTACCTGGAATTCCTGAGGGGGATCCCCAAAGTGAACACTGGAATTCCTGAGGGGTTCCCTGAAGTTAACACTGGAATTCTTGAGGGGGTTCCCCAAAGTGAACACTGAATTCCTGAGGGAATCCCCAAATGAGCACTGGAATTCTTGAGGGGGTTCCCCAAAGTGAACACTGAATTCCTGAGGGGATTCCCCTCAGGCTGAACTCCCAGTCATGTCACCCACTGCAGTGACAGCCAACAGTCACACTGTGGTAGCAGCTGTGTCATTTGAGACCTGGATGTGTTAATCCATCGGGAAGGGACCCAGGAGGGCGTGGACACCCAGCTGGTGCCACCTGTGTGGCACAAAGCCACGGGAGAGGTGTCCCTGTGGCACAAGGAGGTGACAATGAGCACCCCACACCTGGATTCACCCCAGCACTGAGGGCTCGGGGTCACCTTCCCTGCTCTTCACCTCACTGGGAATGGGCAGTGATCCCATTCCAGGATGGATGGAAAGCAATTCCTCGGAATTCCAGGAGTTCCCCTTTGTGTGCACTCCAAAACTCCAAAATCTAGATCCAAAATAGCCTCATCCAGACCCCAGACACCACCACCTGGGCCCAAACTACCAAAACCCAGGCTCCAAACCCCTCAAAATGCAAACCCCAAAACAAGATCACCTTGGAGCCCAAAAATACCAAAATCTGGGTCCCCAAATGCCAAAAATCTAGATATAAAACCCAGgccccaaaaccacccaaaccccaGGCCCTAAATGCCAaaaccctgaccctaaacccAACAAAATCCAGGCTCCAAACCCCTCAAAATGCAAACCCCAAAACAAGATCACCTTAGAGCCCAAAAATACCAAAATCCGGGTCCCCAAATGCCAAAAATctaaacatatatatatatatctacatATAAAATCCAGGTCCCAAAACCCAGGCCCTAAATGCCAAAACCCAGACCCTAAACCCAACAAAATCCAGGCCCCAAAATGCCAAAACCCAGACCCTAAACCCAACAAAATCCAGGCCCCAAAATGCCAAAACCCAGAGCCCAAAGTGGCAAAACCCAGAGCCAAATCACCAAACCCCAGATCCAGGATGGAACTCGGGGAAGCTgcgctgggagcagctccagtggTGAATCCTGCTGGATCCTTGGACAATTTTAGGGGAtccctgcaggattttgggggagccctgctgaggaggggCTCTCTCACCTTGCTGACGTTGAGGGAGGCTAAAGGGGGAGGTGTTTCCGTGCGGTCATTGATTATTTCCACTTCTGACACGTACTGTAAGTTTACGAGCAGGATGTCTGCGTGGTTGGGCTTGCCACTGGAAGAGGGGCATTCTGCAGGAGGGCattaaggaaaacaaatccaGAAAGAGGGTTTTGTAGGTGaggagcaaagcaggaggaggctggggtTGTGGGGAGCTCCTTTGCTGCCTTGGGATTATCAGTGATCCCATCTcatctccctctgcagctgtgggtgaTTCTGGTCTACCCCAAATCCAGATTGATTCTCCAGCCCTGGCCCACCAGCACCACTGGTTTGAGCCAGCACCACCAAATTTGCACTTTTCCCACCAAAattcttttcctcctgcaggcagcagcatccccagggaggATTCTCTTGCCTAAGGAAGGGAATTCCCAGGAGAGGGACACACAAGGTTGGTTGTTGGGAATGGGACagcaccccccaaaaaaaaccccaaaacactcCTTTCTATTGGGAATGAGACagcaccccaaaaaaaaacccaaaccactcctgTCAGAGCTGATTCCTGCACAATTCCTCTGCTCCCatgaggatggatggatggatggatggatggatggatggatggatggggcaGGAACAGCTGGACTTTGGGAAGGGCTGGCTCAGCCCCCTGTGGGGCTGACAAGCAGCACTGAGCAACCTGTTGGACCCTCTgggattttcctgctgcctccagtgGGACCTGGGAGCTCTCCTGGCTCCAAGCACATCCCAGGCACCCAGGGGGCCTTTTCCTGTCCTGTTTCCCACAAaaccctctcccagctcctcattCCCTGCAGAAGCCACCCCGGGCCCCCCAAAACTCCaacaccagccctgagctgagcaTTCTCCTTCCCCCACCTCCTGGGACCCTCCACTGCTTTCCAACAGCCCTCGGCTTTTCCCGTTCCTTGCAGattccaaacaaaaccacatccATGGATATTCACACTGGGGGGGCAGGGAACACCCCACTGCCCCCCACTCACCCCAACACGAGGCTCCCCAACCCCCCCATAGTGAATGCCACACCCCCACTCACCCCACTACAGGGCTCCTGAGTGCTGCCCCCAAAAACCTCCAGGACACCACTGTCCCCCCCATTCTCCCCCAAACTGGGTGCTCTACACTGGGTGCTCTCTCTGCCCCCATTCAAACCAGTACAGAGCTCTCCACTGCCCCCCTAAAGCTCTTTATAATGCAGGGCCCCTCCATCCCTCATTCACCCCAAAACGGGCCCCCAATCCCCCTAACACAGGctccccaatccccccagaaCAAACCTCCTCACTGCCCCCAAAATCTCCCTGCAGGACACCCCACATCCCATTCACCCATTACAAGACCCCCACCTCCCCCACTCACCAGAGCTCCTCAATCCCCTCTCGCCGGCTACAATCACCCCAATCCCCCCGCACCGAGCTCCCCAATCCCCTCATTCACCCCAACACCAACctccccaatccccccagaaTCTTCCTGCAGGACACCCCCCATCCCATTCACCCATTACAAGACCCCCAACTCCCCCATTCACTCCAGCTCAGGGCTCCTCAATCCCCTCTCGCTGGCTACAATCGCCCCAATCCCCGCACCCAGCGCTCCCCAATCCCCCCATTCACCCCAACACCAACCTCTCCGATCCCCCCAAACCTCCCGAGCGGACTCCCCGCTCCCCCGCTCCCCGGGGgtctcccgcagcccctcagacCCCTCCCCGTCGCCGCCCACCTCGATCCCCTCACaccccctcccctttttccccctttcccctccctccctcacgccccccccccccccatcgGGCGGGCCGCAGAGGCCCGAGcgggccgcgccggggccggGAGCAGCGCGGCGAGGCGCGGGCGGGTGGATACTGAGCGCCAGCATCTTGCTGGGGTAGTCGAAGGCGACGACCTCGCCCTGGAGGCGCTGCTCCTGGCAGGTGCGGCAGGACACCTGGCTGCCCACGCTGAAGTACTCGCCCGGCGCCGCCATCTTGTCCGCCCGCAGCGCCCGCGGCTCCGCTCGCCTCGGCCaggcgcggcgggggcggggccgcgcggcAGCGAGGGCGGGGATTGGCGCTCCGCCCCGCCGATCTGCTCCGCCCCGCGTTCTGATTGGCTGAGCCCAGCCCGGCCGCGGTTTGTCCCTCCCGCCCCGCCGTAGCGCGCCGCCCCGCGGTCGGTGATGGGAAGTGTAGGCGGAAGAGGGCGCGGAGAGCGGCGGGAGGGAGTTTTGAGGGGTCCCCGGGATGGAGCCCCCCCCGCAGGTACCTCCCGCCGGTACCGGGGGGTGGGCAGCGCCACCGGGAAGCTCAGAGGCGGCTGGTGGGGATGGGCAGGCCGCGGGTGTGATGCAGGGAGACCCCAGGGAGGCCTCGGGcctgagagcacagggaggCCCGGAGGGACCCCAGAGGGACCCCAGGGAGGGGCAGGACCGGCCTTGGGGAGACCCcgggaaaaaaccccaaagaaaaccaagggtggctccagggacaccccagGCCCACTGCAGAATGACCACGGGACACCCAGGAGGTTGCCAAGGGGaagcccagggaggtggtggctctggagagcatctcagctgctccagcaaaCCCCTCACCAAGCCCGGGATCCTGCCCTGGTCCGCAGCCCGGAGCCACGGgtgtgctctgccctggggcaggaacCTGGCAGTCATTTGTGGGTAAACTTTGAGTGGTGAATGACTGCCTGAGTCAGTGCCGAGGGATCCCAAGGGATCCAGCCAcctcccctgctgtccccaagggaTTCCTAAGGATTCTTTGGGATCCAGCCCCCTCCCATGATGTCCCCAAGGGATCCAGCCCCCTCCCATGATGTCCCCAAGGGATCCAGCCAcctcccctgctgtccccaagggaTTCCTAAGGATTCTTTGGGATCCAGCCACCTCCCATGATGTCCCCAAGGGATGCAGCCCCCTCCCATGATGTCCCCAAGGGATCCAGCCAcctcccctgctgtccccaagggaTTCCTAAGGATTCTTTGGGATCCAGCCACCTCCCATGATGTCCCCAAGGGATCCAGCCCCCTCCCATGATGTCCCCAAGGGATCCAGCCCcctcccctgctgtccccaagggaTCCCAGGGGATCAGGGCTGATCTCCCTGCACTCCCCGCACAGGAGCCAGCGCTCCAGCCCAGTGCCATGGACACCCTGCACCAGGCTGGCATCCACGCCGCCGTGGCCCTGCAGGCTGGGCcgccctggctggagcagctgtggctgctgctgagctcacaCCTGGGCCCCGGCTCCATCTACACCGTGTGCTTCCCGCTGGCCCGCGGCCTGGACGAGCACGTGTCCCTCATGGTGCTCTGGATCGCCCTGCTGGCCGAGTGGCTCAACGTGGTGCTCAAGTGGTGaggggggcactggggcactCCCTGCGCTCTGCCTGGGGCATTGGGGGCACAGATTCCCTGtctggggcactgggggcacacaCTCCCTGTGTGGGGCATTGGGGGCACACACTCCCTGTCTGGGGCATTGGGGGCACACACTCCCTGTGTGGGGCATTGGGGGCACAGATTCCCTGTCTGTGCCACCCTGGGCACACACTCCCTGTCAGGGGCATTGGGGGCACACACTCCCTGTCTGGGGCATTGGGGGCACAGATTCCCTGTCAGGGGCATTGGGGGCACACACTCCCTGTCTGGGGCATTGGGGGCACACACTCCCTGtctggggcactgggggcacacaCTCCCTGTCTGTGCCACCCTGGGCACACACTCCCTGTCTGGGGCATTGGGGGCACACACTCCCTGTCTGGGGCATTGGGGGCACACACTCCCTGTGTGGGGCATTGGGGGCACACactccctgcctgtggcaccctgggcacacactccctgcctggggcactCTGGGCACACATTcattccctgcctgtggcatTCCCCAGGGTCACCCGAGCTGCCCCCTGAGCATCTGCCAGGAATTCCTGGCAGGGAAAAGCCCGGGAGGCAGCAGGACTGGCAAGGGATCCTGATCCTCTGTGGCCTCATCTCCTCTGGAGATGGGATTGTCCTGGGATGGGCTGCAGG from Ammospiza nelsoni isolate bAmmNel1 chromosome 26, bAmmNel1.pri, whole genome shotgun sequence includes these protein-coding regions:
- the LSM12 gene encoding protein LSM12 — its product is MAAPGEYFSVGSQVSCRTCQEQRLQGEVVAFDYPSKMLALKCPSSSGKPNHADILLVNLQYVSEVEIINDRTETPPPLASLNVSKLANKARTEKEEKMSQAYAISAGVSLEGQQLFQTIHKTIKDCKWQEKNIVVMEEVVIAPPYQVENCKGKEGSALSHVRKIVEKHFRDVESQKVLQRSQAQQTQKDTSLSS
- the TMEM101 gene encoding transmembrane protein 101, whose protein sequence is MAAGRGWRRRALRLLTAGGGVLLTRFPFWHCFSGLLLCAERADLRRKPDIPVPYLYVDMGVAVLCASFMSFGVKRRWFALGAALQLAVATYAAHVGGHVHYGDWLKVRMYSRTIAIIGGFLILASGAGELYRQKPRSRSLQSTGQVFLGIYLICQAYSLQHSTEDRLAYLDHLLGGELALQLLFLLYGLLALAFLSGYYVRTAAQVLAVLLPLAILLIDGNLGYWHALRRVEFWNQMKLIGQNVGIFGAVVILATDG